GCCCTTGCGGGGCACCGGCTGCGGCATCACCACGTCGAACGCGCTGACGCGGTCGGTGGCCACCATCAGCAGCGCGTCGCCCAGGTCGTACACGTCCCGCACCTTCCCGCGCACCCGCAGCGGGAAGGGGAGGTCGGTGCTGACGAGCGTCGGGGTCAGGAGCGGGCTCCGATGCTGGGTTTGTCCGGGTCTCGGAAGGCGGAAAGGTAGCAGACGGGACGGGGCGCGGCAACCGAGGGTCGGGGAATTCCGGAGATGGTGCGGCGAGAAGCATCCGACCGTTGCGCGACCGCCGCAGGCCCTCTCCCTGGCGCTGGCCGGCGCGACTGCGTCGCGTCCGGTCAGCGCCTGTCCCTCCCCCAAAACCGACTGGGGGAGGGACCTGGGCGCGCTGCGCGCGCGGCTGATTCGAACGCGACCGGCGGTCGTCTGCTCTTGAGAACATGATGACCGGACAGGGCCGCATCGTCGTTCGCCACAACCGTTTCTGTTGTGCCGGACCCGCGGCGGATGTATCATCCGTTTGGTACTCTTCTGCTACTCCGCCTCTCCCCGTCTTCGCGGGAACCCATGCCGAGGCGCGTCTCCCTCTCGCTCGTCCCGATCCTCGTCGCCCTCGCCCTCTGCGCCGGCGCGCCGCTGCGCGCGCAGGTTGCCGGGGCCGTGCCCACCATGCCCGACGTGGTGGGCATGCCGCAGGACCAGGCCATGGGCCGCCTGCGCGCGCTGCAGATGAACGTGCAGGTGCGGCCGGTGTCGTCGGCGCAGCCGCGCGGCGTGGTGGTGTCGCAGGAGCCCGGCGCGGGCTCGCCGGTGCGCGTCGGTTCCGGCGCGGTGCTCGAGGTGTCGACCGGCCAGCCCGCCAACCAGGGCCAGACGCAGGGGCAGACGACCGACGGCGCGTCCGGCGGCGTCAGCGGGCCGCGGATCGGCGTGCGCGTGCGCATCCCGTCGCAGGTGACGGTGCCGGACCTGACGGGGATGAGCCCGACGATGGCGCGCATCCGCCTCGTCACCGGCAACCTGATCCCCGGCGGGATCGATTCCACCGCGGCGCCCGACGCGCGTCCCGGCCGCATCGTGGCGCAGGATCCCGCGCCCGGCACCGTCGTGCGCCCCGGTACCCGCGTGCGCATGACCATCGCCAACCGCGCCCGCACGCCGGTGACGCCGCCCGCGCCGCCTCCAGCGCCGAAGCCGGAGCTCGTGGCCGTGCCGAACCTCGGCGGGCAGAGCGTGGCCGACGCGCGGACGGCGCTGGGCGGCGCGCGCCTCCTCCTCGGCGGCGTCGACAGCACGACGTCTTCCGCGCCGATAGGGACCGTCGTCCGCCAGACGCCCGCCGCCGGCGATTCGGTGCAGCCGGGGACGATGGTGTCGATCGTCATTGCCCGGCAGCAACTGGTGACGGTGCCGTCGCTCGCGGGGCAGACGCTGCCGACAGCGCGGCGGACGCTCGTCGACGCGGGGCTGCGCCCGGGCGCGGTGACGGAGCAGGAGCGGCCCGGCGAGCCGGCGATCGTCGGCCAGTCCGTTCCCGCGGGGACGCGGGTCGCGCCCGGCACCGTCGTGAACCTGACCGTCTCGCGCGCGCCGGTCGTGGTCCTGCCGCCTCCGCCTCCGCCGCCGCCGCCCGCGGCCGTCGATACACCCGCGCGCCCGCAGCCGAGGGACACCACGCCTGCCACGCAGCCTGCCCCGACCGATACGACGCCGGCTGCGCAGCCGGTGGACAGCGCGGCGATCGCGCAGCCGGCGGAGCCGCAGCAGCCCGTCGTCCCCGCGACGCAGCCGCAGGCGCAGCAGCCCGCGCGGCCTCAGCCCGCGGCGCAGACGGGCGGCTTCCCGCGCGCGGTGCTGTGGGGGCTGATCGCGCTCCTGCTCATGGCCGCCGCGGCGGTGACGTATCTGCGCATGCGGCGCCGCGTCGTGGTGTCCGCGCCGAAGCCGCAGCCGATGGTGGCCGCCGCGCCCGCGCCGCCCGTCGGCGTGCGGATGCGCGTCTCCTCCGGCGAATCGCGGACGACGTCGGAGACCGGGAGCGTGGCGGGGAGCGGGCGGGTGAAGCTGGGCGTCCGCATCGCCGATCCGCGGCCGGTGGAGGCGGATGGGAAGGCGCCGCTCGGGCCGGGGCGCGTGGCCGTCCGCGCCGTGGAGAGCCAGGCGCCGCCCGTGCCGACCGAGCAGCCGGAGACGGTTGGCACAGCCAATCGCATACGCGTGCAGGTCCGCCGCGACGAGCCCGCGTTCCGGGCCGACGGCGGACCCGTGATCCTCAAGAGGAGATGACGATGGACCAGAGCCCCGATACGGTGGCCCAGGCGGTGGAGTTCGAGGCGTCGTTCGCCGACCGGGTGGCCGCCGCCGTGCGCGAGAAGCTGGGCCCGTTCCGCAGCTACGTCAGCGAGCACGTCTTCGAGGCGGCCATCGGCAAGGTGGTCGAGCAGGCCGCGCAGGTGCTCGACGCGCCGTTCGCCGAGCTGCTCACCGGCGCCTGGGAGCGCTATCCCGAGATCCGCGAGCTGGCCGACGCGCGCCGCCATCCCTCCGACGAGGAGACGATGCTGGAGCTGGCCGAGCACCGCTTCGCGTGGGAGTACGAACCGAAGATCGAGCTCGTCTTCAACGAGACGTATCCCGTCTCCATCCCCCTTAATGTGGGCGTGGGGGTGACGGTGCTCGGCGGCGTGCTGGTGGTGCAGGGCGGGAAGTTCCGCGAGCTGCGCGCGGGGCGGCTCAGGGTGGGCGTCCAGCTCACCGTCGCCGGGCAGGAGATGGAGCCGCAGAGCCGCGACATCGAGCTTCCCCGCGTCTTCCGCTTCGGCGAGGGCATCGCCATCCGCGAGACGGTGCCCGTCGGCAAGATCGCCGCGCCCGAGCCGGAGCCCGCGCCGGCATCCTAGCCGCGACGCGCATCGCCCCGCACGGCACCCGTGCGGGGCGATTGATGGAATCTCCTGGCACCGATCCGGCGATCTTCATCCTCCGCTCACGCGGACCGTGTCATACAGCCGGCGCGCGGCGCGTTCACTGGGCAACATGCCGGTTCGATGGTCACCAGATCACGGGAGGGACGAGCATGAAGCTGAAGTGTCTGGCCGTTTTCGGCGGGATCATCCTGGTGAGCGGCGGGTGCGCGCCCGACCGGCTGGTGTCGCCGACCGCTCCTTCGGGGCAGATGGTGCGCGCCTCGGAGGGTGCCAGCGTCTCGGCCCGGCCGATGGTCATCGTCGACGGGAAGGTGTACACGACGGAGAACGGCGTCCCCGAGATCGACGCCGCCCAGATTGCCAACATCGAGGTGCTCAAGGGCGACGCGGCGACGCGGGTCTACGGCCAGGCGGGCGCGAACGGCGTGGTGATCATCACCACCAGAGCGGGCGCCGAGGGCGGCGAGCAGCGGATCGCGCTGGACCCGGGCGCCACCTTCCGCATCCGCGGCAACGCCACCGTGGCGGCGGAGAATCCGCTGGTGCTGGTGGACGGCGTGGTCGTGCCCGTCTCCGCGCTGCGCGACATCGACGCCGACGACATCCGCGACATCCAGGTGCTGAAGGGCCCCGCCGCCGTGCAGCAGTACGGCGACCGCGCTGCCGACGGCGTGGTGCTGGTCCGCACCAAGGACGCCGACACCGTCAACTGAGCCCGTCGGCCGGACAGAACGCCGAACCCCTCGCCGGCCGAGCCGGCGAGGGGTTCGTTGCGTCAGATGGAGAGGGAGCGGCGCGTTGTCTCCAGGAACGATGGGTTTTCTCGGGGCGAGATGGATGGAACAGCTTTTCATCGCAGCGTCACTCCTCCTTGCGGCGAGCGGATGCACGCGTGCTGAAGGTACCGGAGGCTGAGGCGCTCTATGGCAGAGCGGGGATGAACGGCGCGCTCCTGATCATACTCAAGCACGAAGTCCCCGCCTCCGGGCAGGAGGGAAGATGAAGGTTCGGCAGGCTCTCGCCGCCACGCTGGTGCTTGCGGTCTGCGGGTGCGGGATGCGGATGCCACCGCGGCCGTCACCCGTCGTCATCGCGGACGCGCAGCCGCGGAGCGTGCTGCTGCGCGTTGCCGGTGCCCCCGTAACACACCGATGCGGCCGCATCTGTCCCGATTGCGGCGGGGTGGTGCGGGCGCGGCCGGATCAGCCGCCTGCGCTGATCGTCGTGGACGGGCGCGTGCTTCCGGTAGCGCCTGGAGCACCTGTCCCGATCGATCCCGCGCGCATCCAGAGCATCGAGCTGCTCAAGGGCTCCGAAGCCGTGCTACGATACGGACCGGCGGCCATGCACGGAGTCGTGCTGATCACCCTCAAGCACTAGCCGCCGCCACGCGCGGAGACACGACCCCCTCGCCCGTCTCCTGGGTCGGGCGAGGGGGTCAGCTGCTGTCGGAACGTCGCTGCGTCAGCGTCCGTTGCGCCTGCCGTACTCGGCGCGGAGCTCGTCCACCCAGCGCGGGCGCGCGCGGCCGCTGGCGTCGTAGCCCTGGGCGACGGAGTCCAGCACGCCGTCCGACGCCTCTCTGCGCGGCTCGGGCGAGAGGTCGTGCGTCAGCACCAGCAGCGCGGCCGAGGCCTCCTGGTAGGTCAGCTCCGCCGTCGGCAGCGCGGCGTACTGCAGGTACCACTTGCGCAGCCGGCGCAGCGTGGGCGAGTACGGCGCCGTGCCCATCAGGAACTTCTTCAGCCCGGTGGGGCTCATCCCGATCTCACGCGCCACTCCGCGCAGCGAGGTGTTCTCCACGCGATTGGCGGCCATCTCGCGAAGGTGCGAAACGGTGGCCTCTCTGGAGTGGGGAACGGGGCTGTTCGGCTCAACCATCGTTTGGGTCCTCCCATCGAGCAGAAGCGGGCCG
This genomic interval from Longimicrobium sp. contains the following:
- a CDS encoding PASTA domain-containing protein, translating into MPRRVSLSLVPILVALALCAGAPLRAQVAGAVPTMPDVVGMPQDQAMGRLRALQMNVQVRPVSSAQPRGVVVSQEPGAGSPVRVGSGAVLEVSTGQPANQGQTQGQTTDGASGGVSGPRIGVRVRIPSQVTVPDLTGMSPTMARIRLVTGNLIPGGIDSTAAPDARPGRIVAQDPAPGTVVRPGTRVRMTIANRARTPVTPPAPPPAPKPELVAVPNLGGQSVADARTALGGARLLLGGVDSTTSSAPIGTVVRQTPAAGDSVQPGTMVSIVIARQQLVTVPSLAGQTLPTARRTLVDAGLRPGAVTEQERPGEPAIVGQSVPAGTRVAPGTVVNLTVSRAPVVVLPPPPPPPPPAAVDTPARPQPRDTTPATQPAPTDTTPAAQPVDSAAIAQPAEPQQPVVPATQPQAQQPARPQPAAQTGGFPRAVLWGLIALLLMAAAAVTYLRMRRRVVVSAPKPQPMVAAAPAPPVGVRMRVSSGESRTTSETGSVAGSGRVKLGVRIADPRPVEADGKAPLGPGRVAVRAVESQAPPVPTEQPETVGTANRIRVQVRRDEPAFRADGGPVILKRR
- a CDS encoding TonB-dependent receptor plug domain-containing protein, which translates into the protein MKLKCLAVFGGIILVSGGCAPDRLVSPTAPSGQMVRASEGASVSARPMVIVDGKVYTTENGVPEIDAAQIANIEVLKGDAATRVYGQAGANGVVIITTRAGAEGGEQRIALDPGATFRIRGNATVAAENPLVLVDGVVVPVSALRDIDADDIRDIQVLKGPAAVQQYGDRAADGVVLVRTKDADTVN